One stretch of Ostrinia nubilalis chromosome 11, ilOstNubi1.1, whole genome shotgun sequence DNA includes these proteins:
- the LOC135076266 gene encoding acetyl-CoA acetyltransferase, mitochondrial isoform X1 — MILLKGSSLISIKMHPVLNKQFLKVMAAAYSSKVSLNDVVIASAVRTPIGSFRGSLATMSASELGAVAVKAAVERAGIPKEEIKEVYIGNVCSASMGQAPARQAVIFAGLPKSTVCTTVNKVCASGMKSVMLAAQGLQTGDQDVILAGGMESMSNVPFYLKRGETTYGGMQLVDGIVFDGLTDVYNKFHMGNCAENTAKKFEISRQQQDDYAISSYKRSAAAYEIKAFADELVPVPVPQKRGAPPIIFAEDEEYKRVNFEKFNKLATVFQRENGTVTAGNASTLNDGAAALVLMTAQAAERLNVKPIARVVGFADGECDPIDFPIAPTVAIPKLLQKTGVKKDDVALWEINEAFSVVAVANQKILELDPSKVNVHGGAVSIGHPIGMSGARLVVHLCHALKKGEKGVASICNGGGGASSIMIEKLPQALDGPPVLTFYTKNPCPLCDIVMEELEPFKSRITIEKVDITEKENLRWLRLYRHDIPVLFLNGRFLCMHRLNKELLERRLKLIEEEN, encoded by the exons ATGATCTTATTGAAAGGAAGTAGCTTAATTAGCATCAAAATGCACCCAGTTCTGAACAAG CAATTCCTCAAAGTGATGGCGGCGGCATATTCTTCAAAAGTTTCCCTCAACGATGTGGTGATAGCCTCTGCTGTCAGGACTCCAATTGGATCCTTCAGGGGAAGCCTGGCAACGATGTCAGCTTCGGAGCTTGGCGCCGTGGCTGTAAAGGCAGCCGTCGAAAGAGCCGGCATTCCTAAGGAAGAAATTAAAGAG GTATACATAGGCAATGTTTGCTCCGCAAGTATGGGTCAAGCTCCAGCAAGACAAGCAGTCATTTTTGCTGGACTTCCCAAGAGTACAGTCTGTACAACTGTAAACAAGGTGTGTGCATCAGGCATGAAGTCTGTCATGCTCGCTGCACAAGGACTACAGACCGGCGACCAAGATGTAATTCTAGCTGGCGGTATGGAATCTATGTCAAACGTCCCCTTCTATCTAAAACGTGGTGAAACCACATATGGAGGCATGCAGCTGGTCGATGGAATAGTATTTGATGGCCTCACAGATGTCTACAACAAATTCCATATGGGTAATTGTGCCGAAAATACAGCCAAAAAATTTGAAATATCAAGACAACAACAAGATGATTATGCCATTTCTAGTTATAAGAGGAGTGCTGCTGCATATGAAATCAAAGCTTTTGCTGATGAACTTGTACCAGTTCCAGTGCCTCAGAAAAGAGGAGCCCCACCAATTATCTTTGCTGAAGATGAAGAGTACAAAAGGGTGAATTTTGAAAAGTTTAACAAGTTGGCCACAGTTTTCCAAAGGGAAAATGGTACAGTAACGGCTGGTAATGCCTCTACTTTAAATGATGGGGCTGCAGCTCTTGTCCTGATGACAGCCCAAGCAGCAGAAAGACTGAATGTGAAGCCTATTGCCAGGGTTGTAGGATTTGCTGATGGAGAATGTGACCCCATTGATTTCCCTATCGCCCCGACTGTTGCCATTCCAAAACTTTTGCAAAAGACTGGAGTTAAGAAAGACGATGTAGCCCTTTGGGAAATTAATGAAGCCTTCAGTGTTGTGGCTGTTGCAAATCAAAAGATACTGGAATTAGATCCCTCCAAAGTAAATGTTCATGGAGGAGCTGTGAGCATTGGCCACCCTATTGGCATGTCAGGTGCCCGTCTTGTGGTACACTTATGCCATGCTCTGAAGAAGGGAGAGAAGGGAGTGGCCTCTATTTGTAATGGTGGAGGTGGTGCATCATCCATTATGATTGAAAAATT ACCTCAAGCCTTAGATGGGCCACCTGTATTgacattttatacaaaaaatccATGTCCACTGTGTGACATAGTTATGGAAGAACTAGAACCATTCAAAAGCAGAATTACTATTGAAAAAGTAGACATAACAGAGAAAGAAAATCTAAGGTGGTTGCGTCTGTATAGGCATGACATCCCTGTACTTTTCCTCAATGGAAGATTCTTGTGTATGCACAGATTGAACAAGGAGCTGCTTGAGAgaagattaaaattaattgaagaagaaaattaa
- the LOC135076266 gene encoding acetyl-CoA acetyltransferase, mitochondrial isoform X2, with protein sequence MILLKGSSLISIKMHPVLNKQFLKVMAAAYSSKVSLNDVVIASAVRTPIGSFRGSLATMSASELGAVAVKAAVERAGIPKEEIKEVYIGNVCSASMGQAPARQAVIFAGLPKSTVCTTVNKVCASGMKSVMLAAQGLQTGDQDVILAGGMESMSNVPFYLKRGETTYGGMQLVDGIVFDGLTDVYNKFHMGNCAENTAKKFEISRQQQDDYAISSYKRSAAAYEIKAFADELVPVPVPQKRGAPPIIFAEDEEYKRVNFEKFNKLATVFQRENGTVTAGNASTLNDGAAALVLMTAQAAERLNVKPIARVVGFADGECDPIDFPIAPTVAIPKLLQKTGVKKDDVALWEINEAFSVVAVANQKILELDPSKVNVHGGAVSIGHPIGMSGARLVVHLCHALKKGEKGVASICNGGGGASSIMIEKL encoded by the exons ATGATCTTATTGAAAGGAAGTAGCTTAATTAGCATCAAAATGCACCCAGTTCTGAACAAG CAATTCCTCAAAGTGATGGCGGCGGCATATTCTTCAAAAGTTTCCCTCAACGATGTGGTGATAGCCTCTGCTGTCAGGACTCCAATTGGATCCTTCAGGGGAAGCCTGGCAACGATGTCAGCTTCGGAGCTTGGCGCCGTGGCTGTAAAGGCAGCCGTCGAAAGAGCCGGCATTCCTAAGGAAGAAATTAAAGAG GTATACATAGGCAATGTTTGCTCCGCAAGTATGGGTCAAGCTCCAGCAAGACAAGCAGTCATTTTTGCTGGACTTCCCAAGAGTACAGTCTGTACAACTGTAAACAAGGTGTGTGCATCAGGCATGAAGTCTGTCATGCTCGCTGCACAAGGACTACAGACCGGCGACCAAGATGTAATTCTAGCTGGCGGTATGGAATCTATGTCAAACGTCCCCTTCTATCTAAAACGTGGTGAAACCACATATGGAGGCATGCAGCTGGTCGATGGAATAGTATTTGATGGCCTCACAGATGTCTACAACAAATTCCATATGGGTAATTGTGCCGAAAATACAGCCAAAAAATTTGAAATATCAAGACAACAACAAGATGATTATGCCATTTCTAGTTATAAGAGGAGTGCTGCTGCATATGAAATCAAAGCTTTTGCTGATGAACTTGTACCAGTTCCAGTGCCTCAGAAAAGAGGAGCCCCACCAATTATCTTTGCTGAAGATGAAGAGTACAAAAGGGTGAATTTTGAAAAGTTTAACAAGTTGGCCACAGTTTTCCAAAGGGAAAATGGTACAGTAACGGCTGGTAATGCCTCTACTTTAAATGATGGGGCTGCAGCTCTTGTCCTGATGACAGCCCAAGCAGCAGAAAGACTGAATGTGAAGCCTATTGCCAGGGTTGTAGGATTTGCTGATGGAGAATGTGACCCCATTGATTTCCCTATCGCCCCGACTGTTGCCATTCCAAAACTTTTGCAAAAGACTGGAGTTAAGAAAGACGATGTAGCCCTTTGGGAAATTAATGAAGCCTTCAGTGTTGTGGCTGTTGCAAATCAAAAGATACTGGAATTAGATCCCTCCAAAGTAAATGTTCATGGAGGAGCTGTGAGCATTGGCCACCCTATTGGCATGTCAGGTGCCCGTCTTGTGGTACACTTATGCCATGCTCTGAAGAAGGGAGAGAAGGGAGTGGCCTCTATTTGTAATGGTGGAGGTGGTGCATCATCCATTATGATTGAAAAATTGTAA